One stretch of Methanobacteriaceae archaeon DNA includes these proteins:
- a CDS encoding tyrosine-type recombinase/integrase: MIEEYLIELEIRNYSRNTIKTYKSIVNNFYKFLLTEKDLYDDRRVLRSFKRYIQYLKREKNVSQNYIYLVTVVVKKFLEFNDIDFLKDVQTPKRTKSLPKSLNEGEVVKLINAVNCDGPKEGDSALQTSNKLRNRLILALLYSSGLRVSELVSLRIDDVDLEDRTLRIRGKGEKDRIVLFDEETQVLIDTYIEVRFHQGEHLFLNRFGNNLTPRYVQMMIKNYAEMAGIKKRVTPHILRHSFATHLLKNGVDIRAIQQLLGHSNLSTTQIYTSVDMQTLRNVYDRAKLH; the protein is encoded by the coding sequence ATGATTGAAGAGTATCTTATAGAACTTGAAATCAGAAATTATTCAAGGAATACTATTAAAACATATAAATCAATCGTAAATAATTTTTATAAATTCTTATTAACTGAAAAAGATCTTTATGATGATAGAAGAGTTTTAAGGTCATTCAAAAGATATATACAATACCTTAAAAGAGAAAAAAACGTTTCTCAAAATTATATTTACCTGGTTACAGTTGTGGTTAAGAAATTTTTAGAATTTAATGATATTGATTTTTTAAAGGATGTTCAAACACCTAAAAGAACCAAATCTCTACCTAAATCCCTCAATGAGGGCGAAGTAGTAAAATTAATCAATGCAGTGAACTGTGATGGGCCAAAAGAGGGAGATTCGGCCCTTCAAACCAGCAATAAACTCAGAAACAGATTAATACTGGCATTACTTTACTCTTCAGGACTTAGAGTATCCGAACTAGTTTCATTAAGAATTGATGACGTTGATTTGGAGGATAGGACACTTAGAATCCGAGGAAAGGGTGAAAAAGATCGTATTGTGCTTTTTGATGAAGAAACCCAAGTATTAATTGATACTTACATAGAAGTTAGGTTCCATCAAGGAGAACACTTGTTTTTGAATAGATTCGGAAATAATTTAACTCCTCGCTATGTTCAGATGATGATAAAAAACTATGCTGAAATGGCCGGCATAAAAAAGAGAGTTACCCCCCATATTCTAAGGCACTCTTTTGCAACCCATCTGTTAAAGAACGGAGTGGATATTAGAGCTATTCAGCAATTATTGGGACACTCCAACCTGTCTACAACCCAAATATATACCAGTGTGGATATGCAAACCCTTAGGAATGTTTATGATCGGGCCAAGCTTCATTAA
- a CDS encoding histidine kinase dimerization/phosphoacceptor domain -containing protein codes for MANEKIIIVEDEELVAQDIKLILEDLGYHVPAITPSGEEALLKIEEYCPDSVLMDIMLEGEMDGIETAQKISERYDIPVVYLTAYSNKEILQRAKKTEPYGYILKPFKERDLQINIEMALYKHEARKSRLQLIQQKAINKYLEKSLNEKETLMREIHHRVNNNLQIIISLLSLQSKYFEDERVHDFFKDYVNQLKSMSMIHERVYQSDDLSSIDFNHYLVGLASQLSSSYKKDPNINITINSDDVFLNVETAIPCGLIINEILSNSLKHAFLDLSEIEKGEILIELRSDKRGRYALFISDNGVGIPSDVEFPCKGSFGFRMVNTLINQLGGSVEFDGTEGTSFKINFEELRYTERVKLDYKDDN; via the coding sequence ATGGCAAATGAGAAAATAATTATTGTGGAAGATGAAGAACTAGTTGCCCAGGATATAAAATTGATTCTGGAAGATTTAGGTTATCATGTTCCAGCTATTACTCCATCTGGTGAAGAGGCTCTTCTAAAAATAGAGGAATACTGCCCGGATTCTGTTTTAATGGATATCATGCTGGAAGGTGAAATGGATGGGATTGAAACTGCTCAGAAAATTTCTGAAAGGTATGATATTCCTGTTGTTTACCTAACTGCATATAGTAATAAAGAAATTTTACAAAGGGCCAAAAAGACAGAACCTTATGGATACATACTTAAACCTTTCAAAGAAAGAGATCTTCAAATTAATATTGAAATGGCATTGTATAAACATGAAGCCCGTAAGAGTCGTCTTCAACTTATCCAGCAAAAAGCAATCAATAAATACTTAGAAAAATCTCTGAATGAAAAAGAGACATTAATGCGTGAAATTCACCACCGAGTTAATAACAACCTTCAAATTATTATCAGTCTTCTTTCGCTACAATCAAAATATTTTGAAGATGAACGGGTACATGATTTTTTCAAGGATTATGTCAACCAGCTCAAATCAATGTCTATGATACATGAAAGAGTTTATCAGTCTGATGATTTATCTAGCATAGATTTTAATCATTATCTGGTTGGTCTAGCTTCTCAGTTATCCAGTTCTTATAAAAAAGATCCAAATATCAATATTACTATTAATTCCGATGATGTTTTTCTCAATGTTGAAACCGCAATCCCTTGCGGACTAATTATCAATGAAATTCTCAGTAATTCCCTAAAACACGCTTTTTTAGATTTGTCTGAAATTGAAAAAGGAGAAATATTGATTGAGCTTCGTTCTGATAAAAGAGGTAGATATGCTCTTTTCATAAGTGACAATGGTGTTGGAATACCTTCTGATGTTGAATTCCCTTGTAAAGGATCTTTTGGATTTAGAATGGTTAACACACTTATTAATCAATTAGGCGGTTCTGTAGAATTTGATGGAACTGAAGGTACTTCTTTTAAAATTAATTTTGAAGAATTAAGATACACTGAACGGGTAAAATTAGATTATAAAGATGATAATTAA
- a CDS encoding histidine kinase dimerization/phosphoacceptor domain -containing protein: MKTYNILILEDVPFDVELMEREIKKSGIDFNSRTVELEEDFLREINEFKPDLILADHSLPHFDGISAMEIAKENCPEVPFIFVSGTIGEEFAVDALKNGATDYVLKSNLSKIVPAIKRAIEEVKEQQKRKNAEEQLIKSHWQLMEAQKIGHIGSWEWDIHSGTMDCSDEFYRISGIEKETFNANFDSFMDRIHFDDQKSVSESINNSIDNLMPFSAEYRISRPNGDVRFVSSHGEVIHGDHGEVLRIIGTEQDVTRRKIAEDKLKESLKEKELLLQEIHHRVKNNLQVISSLLRLQSYHINDPEALEIFRESQNRVSSIALVHEKLYQSQDMGCIDFSDYLKSLTGDLLHFFPTDSSRIKLKLELDDVKLNIETAISCGLIVNELLTNSLKHAFKPSENGEIFVGLSKDRENNKIILNVADDGQGLPSQLNLDKIDSFGLELVQHLSKRINGEMVIDRSKGTRFKISFQELNYRGRIPNGK; encoded by the coding sequence ATGAAAACTTATAATATATTGATACTGGAGGATGTTCCATTTGATGTGGAGTTAATGGAGCGTGAAATAAAAAAATCAGGTATTGATTTTAATTCAAGAACAGTTGAACTTGAAGAAGATTTTTTAAGAGAAATAAATGAATTTAAACCTGATTTAATTTTAGCTGATCATTCGCTACCTCACTTTGATGGTATTTCTGCCATGGAAATTGCCAAGGAGAATTGTCCAGAAGTACCATTTATATTTGTCAGTGGAACTATTGGGGAAGAATTTGCAGTAGATGCTCTTAAAAACGGTGCAACAGACTATGTTCTAAAAAGTAATCTTTCTAAAATTGTTCCAGCAATTAAAAGGGCCATAGAAGAGGTTAAAGAACAACAAAAACGTAAAAATGCTGAAGAACAACTGATAAAAAGTCACTGGCAGCTAATGGAAGCCCAAAAAATAGGCCATATTGGGAGCTGGGAATGGGATATTCATTCAGGAACTATGGATTGTTCGGATGAATTTTATAGAATTTCTGGTATTGAAAAAGAAACTTTTAATGCTAATTTTGACTCTTTCATGGATAGAATTCATTTTGATGATCAGAAGTCAGTTTCTGAAAGTATAAACAATTCTATAGATAATTTAATGCCTTTTTCTGCAGAATATAGGATATCTCGACCTAATGGTGATGTTAGATTTGTTTCGTCCCATGGCGAAGTTATTCATGGAGATCATGGTGAAGTTTTACGAATTATCGGAACTGAACAAGATGTTACACGTCGTAAAATTGCAGAAGATAAATTAAAAGAATCTTTAAAAGAGAAAGAGTTACTTTTACAGGAAATACATCACAGGGTAAAAAATAATTTACAAGTTATTTCCAGCTTACTTAGACTTCAATCTTATCATATTAATGATCCAGAGGCTTTAGAAATTTTTAGAGAAAGCCAGAATAGGGTTAGTTCTATAGCTCTGGTGCATGAAAAATTATATCAATCTCAGGATATGGGATGTATTGATTTTTCAGATTATCTAAAAAGTTTAACTGGTGATCTTTTACATTTTTTCCCTACGGACTCCAGTAGAATAAAATTAAAATTAGAATTAGATGACGTTAAATTGAATATTGAAACTGCTATTTCTTGTGGCCTTATTGTTAATGAACTTTTGACCAATTCACTTAAACATGCTTTCAAACCATCAGAAAATGGGGAAATTTTCGTGGGCCTTAGTAAAGACCGGGAAAATAATAAAATTATCCTTAATGTAGCTGATGATGGTCAGGGTTTACCTTCTCAATTGAACCTGGATAAAATCGATAGTTTTGGTTTAGAATTGGTTCAACATCTAAGTAAGCGAATAAATGGTGAAATGGTTATTGATAGATCTAAGGGGACTAGATTTAAAATTAGTTTTCAGGAATTAAATTACAGGGGAAGAATACCTAATGGCAAATGA
- a CDS encoding DUF1722 domain-containing protein: MKKYQTPNLVVSKCIEFESCRYNGLIIASPFIKQLKNYINFIPVCPEVEIGLGIPRDPIRLVEINGEINLIQPSKDLNLTQSMEEFSSAFLSSLTDMDGFILKNKSPSCGVKAVRVYPHPGNSRPKTDGIGLFANSIFNEFPYTPVEDEGRLRNLQIREDFLTAIYTLSDFRNVKKSQKVSELIDFHSQNKFLLMAYNQNIVKEMGQMLGNQKNYSNDDLFLNYGYMLSKILKKPPEIPSNINVLMHVFGYVSDKLNHEEKLFFLDSLEKYRQGIMPLLVCLNLLKSWVIRFEQDYLTKQSFFQPYPPELMPVTTIQR, encoded by the coding sequence TTGAAAAAATATCAAACCCCTAATTTAGTAGTCAGTAAATGTATAGAATTTGAATCTTGCCGTTATAATGGACTTATAATTGCCAGCCCCTTTATTAAACAGTTAAAGAATTACATTAATTTTATTCCAGTTTGTCCAGAAGTAGAAATCGGCTTAGGAATACCAAGAGACCCCATTAGATTAGTGGAAATAAATGGAGAAATAAATCTTATACAGCCTTCCAAGGATCTCAATTTAACTCAAAGTATGGAAGAATTTTCCAGCGCTTTTTTAAGCTCATTAACAGATATGGATGGTTTTATTTTAAAAAATAAGTCTCCTTCATGTGGTGTAAAGGCGGTTAGAGTCTATCCACATCCCGGAAATTCTCGCCCAAAAACAGATGGCATAGGCCTTTTTGCAAATTCTATTTTTAATGAATTCCCATATACTCCTGTAGAGGATGAAGGGCGTTTAAGAAATTTACAAATAAGAGAAGATTTTTTAACCGCGATTTACACTTTATCTGACTTCAGAAATGTGAAAAAAAGTCAAAAAGTTTCTGAATTAATTGATTTCCATAGCCAAAATAAGTTTTTACTAATGGCCTACAATCAAAATATAGTTAAAGAAATGGGCCAAATGCTTGGTAATCAGAAAAATTATTCTAATGATGATTTATTCTTAAATTATGGTTATATGTTAAGTAAAATTCTCAAAAAACCTCCAGAAATTCCTTCAAATATTAATGTACTAATGCATGTTTTTGGATACGTATCAGATAAACTTAATCACGAGGAAAAACTATTTTTCCTAGATTCCCTTGAAAAATACCGGCAAGGAATAATGCCACTATTAGTATGTCTTAATCTGTTAAAATCCTGGGTAATTAGATTTGAACAAGATTATTTAACTAAACAGTCCTTTTTTCAACCATACCCTCCAGAATTAATGCCAGTCACAACAATCCAACGATGA
- the phrB gene encoding deoxyribodipyrimidine photo-lyase, which translates to MIQNERIEFLNSNPIQKGDYILYWMQASPRSHYNHALEYAIEKANELEKPLITYFGINNDFPNANYRHFCFLIQGLKETAVSLEKRNINMVTLQENSAKGAIKLSRNASLIITDMGYLKIQREWLEKVNSNIKCPLIQLESNVIVPIKTTSPKEEYSAGTIRKKIHRELDYFMVPLKERLLEKSSLDFDLKSNSGQDFKKFDLESLEKSIKNLKLKDDISPCIFQGGTENALNLFHSFVENKIDKFEDLRNDPAEDYLSNMSPYLHFGQISPLYLALEVSKIESPGKDSFLEELIIRRELSMNLAHYNDNYDRFDCLPDWAKKTLLEHRNDIREYTYTLEELETAKTHDPYWNAAQKEMIITGKMHGYMRMYWGKKILEWTNDPRNAYDIAVYLNDKYEIDGRDPNGYTGVAWCFGKHDRAWKEREIFGKVRYMNANGLKRKFKIEKYVDRINQLEQN; encoded by the coding sequence TTGATTCAAAATGAGAGAATAGAATTTTTGAATTCAAATCCCATTCAAAAAGGAGATTATATTCTTTACTGGATGCAAGCATCTCCTAGAAGTCATTACAATCATGCATTAGAATATGCGATTGAAAAAGCTAATGAGCTGGAAAAGCCACTTATCACTTATTTTGGAATTAACAATGATTTTCCCAATGCCAATTATAGGCATTTTTGCTTTTTAATTCAAGGTTTAAAAGAAACTGCAGTATCTTTAGAAAAAAGAAACATCAATATGGTTACATTACAGGAGAATTCTGCGAAAGGAGCTATTAAACTTTCAAGAAATGCTTCATTGATAATTACCGATATGGGCTATTTGAAAATTCAGAGAGAATGGCTAGAAAAAGTCAATTCCAATATTAAATGCCCATTAATCCAATTAGAATCTAATGTAATAGTACCCATTAAAACAACGTCCCCTAAAGAAGAATATTCTGCCGGGACCATTAGAAAAAAGATTCATCGCGAATTAGATTATTTTATGGTTCCGCTTAAAGAACGGTTGCTTGAAAAAAGTTCTTTAGATTTTGATTTAAAATCAAATTCAGGCCAAGATTTTAAAAAATTCGACCTTGAAAGCTTGGAAAAATCTATTAAAAACCTGAAATTAAAGGATGATATAAGTCCCTGCATTTTCCAAGGAGGTACTGAAAATGCTTTGAATTTGTTTCATTCCTTTGTGGAAAATAAAATCGACAAATTTGAAGACTTGAGAAATGACCCTGCAGAAGATTATCTTTCAAATATGAGTCCCTATCTTCATTTTGGCCAAATTTCACCATTATATTTAGCATTGGAAGTTTCTAAAATAGAAAGTCCTGGTAAAGATTCATTCCTGGAAGAATTAATAATAAGAAGAGAATTAAGTATGAATTTGGCCCATTACAATGATAATTACGATAGATTTGACTGTTTACCAGATTGGGCCAAAAAAACATTGTTGGAACATCGAAATGATATTAGGGAGTATACTTACACTTTAGAAGAGCTTGAAACCGCTAAAACACACGATCCTTACTGGAATGCCGCTCAAAAGGAAATGATTATTACTGGAAAAATGCACGGTTATATGCGGATGTATTGGGGTAAAAAAATCTTAGAGTGGACTAATGATCCTAGAAATGCATATGATATTGCAGTGTATTTAAATGACAAATATGAAATTGATGGAAGAGATCCCAATGGGTATACTGGTGTTGCATGGTGTTTTGGAAAACATGATAGGGCCTGGAAGGAAAGAGAAATATTTGGAAAGGTTCGTTACATGAATGCCAATGGATTGAAAAGAAAGTTCAAAATAGAAAAATATGTAGATCGCATTAATCAACTAGAACAAAATTAG
- a CDS encoding biotin transporter BioY: MNVTLNNYYKKRFDFFKWRSHQSLAYKAVMAFFMACITGMMAQIIIPLPWTPVPITAQTFAVLIAGIVLGRYWGGLSQIMYIGIGILGVPWFAGMTGGYGIALGATGGYLIGFVLASLFLGHFADKYIRARSFTTMFGLMIFASFVLIYVPGLVGLGLWMSTTTGSFPGIWQLLAMGLIPFVIGDLIKVAGASAFTKVIMPKEPFEGEVDIEQSKNWRVF, from the coding sequence TTGAACGTAACTTTAAATAATTATTATAAAAAACGTTTTGACTTTTTTAAATGGAGAAGTCATCAATCATTGGCTTACAAAGCAGTTATGGCATTTTTCATGGCTTGCATAACTGGAATGATGGCCCAAATAATAATTCCATTGCCCTGGACTCCCGTACCAATAACCGCCCAAACATTCGCAGTTTTAATAGCTGGAATAGTCCTAGGAAGATACTGGGGAGGATTAAGCCAGATTATGTATATTGGTATAGGAATATTAGGCGTTCCATGGTTTGCAGGAATGACCGGAGGATATGGAATTGCTTTAGGTGCCACCGGAGGTTATTTGATTGGATTTGTATTAGCTTCCCTTTTCTTAGGCCATTTTGCAGATAAATACATCAGAGCAAGAAGTTTCACCACTATGTTTGGACTCATGATATTTGCCAGCTTCGTTTTAATTTACGTGCCGGGACTAGTTGGTCTGGGACTATGGATGTCTACAACTACTGGAAGTTTCCCTGGAATCTGGCAGTTACTGGCCATGGGATTAATTCCATTTGTTATTGGGGATTTAATAAAAGTTGCTGGAGCTTCTGCATTTACCAAAGTTATAATGCCTAAAGAACCCTTTGAGGGAGAAGTAGATATTGAACAGTCAAAAAATTGGAGAGTATTCTGA
- a CDS encoding DUF1284 domain-containing protein: MNSQKIGEYSDTIRIRAHHLLCIQGFQGKGYSADFINNMNQIIYFLNEGLPDVISKKIKVINHGDDICTHCPHLEKTRLEKNICSQFPESEKRIKEMDDLTINLLKLECGQEYIYKDILRTINEIISFSQIKNICGHCSWNKDCLFYLKFI, translated from the coding sequence TTGAACAGTCAAAAAATTGGAGAGTATTCTGATACCATTCGTATCAGAGCACATCATCTCCTCTGCATCCAGGGATTTCAGGGAAAAGGTTACAGTGCAGATTTTATAAATAATATGAATCAAATCATATATTTTTTAAATGAAGGCCTACCGGATGTCATATCTAAAAAAATAAAAGTTATTAATCATGGCGATGACATCTGCACTCACTGTCCACACCTAGAGAAAACTCGATTAGAGAAAAATATTTGCTCACAATTCCCTGAATCTGAAAAAAGAATTAAAGAAATGGATGATTTGACTATAAATTTGTTAAAGCTAGAATGTGGTCAAGAATACATTTATAAAGATATTCTCAGAACAATAAACGAGATTATTAGTTTTTCTCAAATAAAAAATATTTGTGGCCATTGCTCTTGGAATAAAGACTGCTTATTTTATTTAAAATTTATTTAA
- a CDS encoding aldo/keto reductase, protein MLYRKLGKTNENVSILGMGAMRLPVKNDDYSNIDEKKSSEMLKYALDNGINYIDTAYPYHNGKSEKFLGDFFEKHPHYIADTFIASKMPSWLIESQNDMENYLNQQLEALKMEKLDFYLLHSLKPDYWENLINNNVFEFLDHAKEEGKINYTGFSFHGEIDLFFEVIDSYDWDICQIQLNFMDEHYQAGVEGLKYAKSQNLGTVIMEPLRGGCLTQNIPEEVQEIWDLADKPKAPAEWALKYLWDYEEVDIVLSGMSTLEQIKENMGFALHGLANSFTKNDKEIIKEVRMSYREKIEVECTSCGYCMPCPEGVDIPKNFDILNHAYMFNDAQALQMQYMSLLTERQRASACNMCGECQKMCPQMIPIVEKLKEVRETFEKEN, encoded by the coding sequence ATGCTTTATCGGAAATTAGGTAAAACAAATGAAAATGTGTCCATCTTAGGAATGGGAGCCATGCGCTTACCCGTTAAAAATGATGATTATAGCAATATTGATGAGAAAAAATCATCAGAAATGCTAAAATATGCTTTAGATAATGGAATAAACTACATTGACACCGCATATCCCTATCACAATGGGAAAAGTGAAAAGTTCCTGGGAGATTTCTTTGAAAAACATCCCCATTACATTGCAGATACATTTATTGCCTCAAAAATGCCTAGCTGGTTAATTGAAAGTCAGAATGATATGGAAAACTATTTGAATCAGCAGCTTGAAGCTTTGAAGATGGAAAAACTAGATTTTTATCTTTTACACTCTTTAAAACCAGATTACTGGGAAAACCTAATTAATAACAATGTTTTTGAATTCTTAGACCATGCAAAAGAAGAAGGAAAGATTAATTACACTGGATTTTCATTTCATGGTGAAATAGATCTATTTTTTGAGGTTATTGATTCTTATGACTGGGATATTTGTCAGATTCAGCTTAATTTCATGGATGAACATTATCAAGCTGGAGTTGAAGGCCTTAAATATGCTAAAAGTCAGAATTTAGGAACAGTTATAATGGAACCTCTGCGTGGAGGTTGTTTAACTCAAAACATTCCAGAAGAAGTACAGGAAATTTGGGATCTGGCCGATAAACCTAAAGCTCCTGCAGAATGGGCTTTGAAATATCTCTGGGACTACGAAGAAGTTGATATTGTTCTTAGTGGAATGTCAACCTTAGAGCAAATTAAAGAGAATATGGGTTTTGCCCTGCACGGCTTAGCCAATTCTTTCACAAAAAATGACAAAGAAATCATTAAAGAAGTTAGAATGAGTTATCGTGAAAAAATAGAAGTAGAATGCACATCCTGCGGTTATTGTATGCCTTGCCCAGAAGGAGTAGATATTCCTAAAAATTTTGATATTTTAAACCATGCCTATATGTTCAATGATGCACAGGCCCTTCAAATGCAATATATGTCCCTTTTAACTGAACGGCAACGAGCTTCTGCATGTAATATGTGTGGAGAATGTCAAAAAATGTGTCCTCAAATGATTCCCATAGTTGAAAAACTAAAAGAAGTTAGGGAAACTTTTGAAAAAGAGAATTGA
- the mcrD gene encoding methyl-coenzyme M reductase operon protein D: MDIQIFPYRILSADTTENLLRELNEIEGIHRMVLQGERLPESEIGHPDRRVIIVKGEEIDLQVKTGRILMEISDEAVIEKVKEVSEPHLPFGFDIYAGTFIRKEKTVSDNLKYGEKLDEIPDEMVGLTDQTAHLSKRATILRSKKES, translated from the coding sequence GTGGATATACAAATCTTTCCATACCGAATTTTAAGTGCTGATACTACTGAAAATTTATTAAGAGAACTAAATGAAATTGAAGGCATCCATAGGATGGTTTTGCAAGGAGAGCGCCTACCTGAATCAGAAATAGGTCATCCAGATCGTAGAGTAATCATCGTTAAAGGTGAAGAAATAGATTTACAAGTTAAAACCGGCCGAATATTGATGGAAATATCTGATGAAGCTGTTATTGAGAAAGTAAAAGAAGTTAGTGAACCTCACCTTCCTTTTGGTTTTGACATCTATGCTGGAACTTTTATAAGAAAAGAAAAAACCGTTAGTGATAACCTGAAATATGGTGAAAAGCTAGATGAAATTCCAGACGAAATGGTAGGCTTAACTGATCAAACAGCACATTTGAGTAAACGAGCTACTATTTTAAGGAGTAAAAAAGAATCTTAA
- a CDS encoding exopolysaccharide biosynthesis protein, which translates to MQEKNHCVTTFSSRISKIPSQIHDDGATLKEFLDIIGEEGQLFTCIILTGPFLLPVSIPGSSIPFGLAIFVICVSIILNKHMLLPKRIMNYKISKNNLENILNGIIPIMGRIEKFINPKFIVLCSGSRTDKFNAAIMGFCSLLLILPLPVPLTDFLPAYSILFLALGSLECDGYLILTGYILATVTTLYFTFTAVLGWDVIVSVFSFITG; encoded by the coding sequence TTGCAAGAAAAAAATCATTGTGTCACAACTTTCTCATCAAGGATATCAAAAATTCCATCTCAAATTCACGATGATGGGGCCACATTAAAAGAGTTTTTAGATATAATTGGAGAAGAAGGTCAATTATTCACATGCATCATTTTAACCGGACCTTTTTTGCTACCAGTATCAATTCCCGGAAGTAGTATTCCATTTGGCCTGGCCATATTCGTAATCTGTGTGAGTATCATTCTTAACAAGCATATGCTACTTCCAAAAAGGATTATGAATTATAAGATATCTAAAAACAATCTGGAAAATATTTTAAATGGGATTATCCCCATTATGGGGCGCATAGAAAAATTTATAAATCCTAAATTCATTGTTTTATGCAGTGGATCCAGAACAGACAAATTTAATGCAGCAATAATGGGATTTTGCTCACTTTTATTGATATTGCCTCTCCCAGTGCCCCTCACTGACTTTTTACCAGCATATAGCATATTATTTTTGGCTTTAGGTTCTTTAGAATGTGATGGATATTTAATATTGACGGGATATATTTTAGCAACAGTTACTACATTATATTTCACATTTACAGCCGTTTTAGGATGGGATGTAATTGTTTCTGTTTTTTCATTTATCACCGGATGA
- a CDS encoding ATP-grasp domain-containing protein: MEKLLIVGVNTRPLAQSAYELGYEIYSASYFCTSDFNSYHHKKCMLKQKPYYSCGYFQESYRPLELRELCSEWIDEIDYIMPCAGISPQNFPSSKVLGNKNVENIENKYRLYKKIRKHFNLPETFLLSSLEEAWEINNQNTEKDYLIKPVYGSGGYGISHLNSFRPHTVSEDPESSDNRDKNNYLNSIIKEKFILQEYISGIEVSSSAISTKKEVLSIISSSQIINKNDSSGNKFIYSGNITPYPGDDNQIKEIGQEVVKYLKLIGSNGVDMIINNGEIYIIEVNPRFQGTFECAESSLGINLIDAHKKACEGELIKSPEVEKYSVKEIIYAPKKSLVGKINIPGVYDIPKEHTIIEKGEPLVTILQTGETYDEALNKVNYLRNKVKENIYSIKNI; the protein is encoded by the coding sequence ATGGAAAAATTACTCATTGTTGGAGTTAATACCCGCCCTCTGGCCCAGTCTGCATATGAGTTAGGATACGAGATATATTCTGCCAGCTACTTTTGCACCTCAGATTTTAATTCTTACCATCATAAAAAGTGCATGTTGAAGCAAAAGCCATATTATTCTTGTGGTTATTTTCAAGAATCATATAGGCCACTCGAACTTAGAGAATTATGTTCCGAGTGGATAGATGAAATTGACTACATCATGCCATGTGCTGGAATTTCACCTCAAAACTTCCCTTCATCTAAAGTTCTAGGGAATAAAAATGTGGAAAATATTGAAAATAAATACAGGTTATATAAAAAAATTAGGAAACATTTTAATTTGCCAGAAACATTTTTATTATCCTCATTAGAAGAAGCTTGGGAAATAAACAATCAAAACACTGAAAAAGATTATCTAATTAAACCAGTTTATGGTTCCGGAGGTTATGGTATATCCCATCTTAATTCTTTTAGGCCACATACTGTTTCAGAGGATCCTGAGTCGTCAGATAATAGAGATAAAAATAATTATTTAAATAGCATCATAAAAGAAAAATTCATTTTGCAAGAATATATTTCTGGTATCGAAGTTAGTTCTTCAGCCATATCTACCAAAAAAGAGGTATTATCCATAATCAGCAGCTCACAGATCATTAATAAAAATGATTCATCAGGAAATAAATTTATTTATAGTGGGAATATAACGCCCTATCCCGGAGATGACAACCAAATAAAAGAAATTGGGCAGGAAGTAGTGAAATATCTTAAATTAATTGGATCCAATGGAGTGGATATGATAATTAATAATGGAGAAATTTATATTATAGAAGTAAATCCGCGGTTTCAGGGAACTTTCGAGTGTGCCGAATCATCTTTAGGTATTAATTTAATAGATGCTCATAAAAAAGCTTGCGAAGGAGAGTTAATAAAATCTCCTGAAGTAGAAAAGTATTCTGTTAAAGAGATTATTTACGCCCCAAAAAAATCATTAGTTGGTAAGATAAATATTCCTGGCGTTTATGATATTCCTAAAGAACATACAATTATAGAAAAAGGAGAACCTTTAGTAACCATTCTCCAAACTGGAGAAACATATGACGAGGCCCTTAATAAGGTTAATTACCTTCGAAATAAAGTTAAAGAAAATATTTATTCGATTAAAAATATTTAA